From Bradyrhizobium sp. NDS-1, the proteins below share one genomic window:
- a CDS encoding FtsB family cell division protein, with protein MVSRARLKSILTGLALYAMAIAIVGYFGVNAYTGKYGLNARQELDQEIIALTSELAQLKRERARSEQRVSLLRTSRIDPDMLDERARYQLDYVNPHDLVRMIPAK; from the coding sequence ATGGTCTCCCGCGCGCGTCTGAAATCGATTCTGACCGGCCTTGCCCTCTACGCGATGGCGATCGCCATCGTCGGCTATTTCGGCGTCAACGCCTATACCGGCAAATACGGCCTCAACGCCCGCCAGGAACTCGACCAGGAGATCATCGCGCTGACGAGCGAACTGGCCCAGCTCAAGCGCGAGCGCGCCAGGAGCGAGCAGCGGGTATCGCTGCTGCGCACGTCGAGGATTGATCCGGACATGCTGGACGAGCGGGCGCGCTATCAGCTCGACTATGTCAATCCGCATGACCTCGTTCGGATGATCCCGGCGAAGTAG